The following are encoded together in the Nocardioides okcheonensis genome:
- a CDS encoding FAD-dependent oxidoreductase, whose translation MSERPPRRVVVIGGGIAGLGAAWDLQRAGVEVTVVEKGDEIGGRCRSTRFAGQDVALGPSPSPNETPR comes from the coding sequence GTGAGTGAGCGACCGCCGAGGCGAGTCGTCGTCATCGGGGGTGGCATCGCCGGACTCGGTGCCGCATGGGACCTGCAACGCGCGGGTGTCGAGGTCACTGTCGTCGAGAAGGGAGACGAGATCGGCGGGCGCTGCCGAAGCACGCGCTTCGCCGGTCAGGACGTCGCGCTCGGGCCTTCGCCTTCCCCGAACGAGACACCGCGCTGA
- a CDS encoding NAD(P)/FAD-dependent oxidoreductase — MTTPAPVIGRAVIVGASLAGLRAAAALRANGFEGDLTVIGAEPHPPYDRPPLSKRLLRHQVATPFGHSTGPAAADGDPAVDPAAWGVALPVDPSLDIRWQLGSAAVGLDPRERMVHTVDGRQTPYDALIIATGARARRWGGPGASLAGLVRLRSLEDAVTLRHRLFDAAATGGQVLVVGGGFIGVEVSVAARALGCAVTVIEQQSHLLSGQIGELAGQVIATKLHDLGIGVRLGRRLLGFGGDADDRLRVAHLDDGSTLDAHTAVIGLGVVPATEWLRGTDAVLRPALSCDQHCMVHGLPTETPIAAAGDVARWPSPVFDQQQIEVGHWSNAREQGEVAAHNLLVAPEQRRPYVQVPTFWSDIADLRLRSVGLPALGDDVTVVSGSIASGRVLLSYTRRGRQVGAISINQPAQLPAYHRMIAEHAQLDLLA; from the coding sequence GTGACCACGCCGGCACCCGTGATCGGCCGAGCCGTGATCGTCGGCGCCTCGCTGGCCGGGCTACGCGCAGCGGCGGCGCTACGGGCCAACGGCTTCGAGGGCGACCTCACCGTGATCGGGGCCGAGCCCCATCCGCCGTACGACCGACCGCCGCTGTCGAAGCGGCTCCTTCGCCATCAAGTGGCGACACCGTTCGGCCATTCAACTGGCCCCGCCGCGGCCGACGGTGATCCAGCTGTCGATCCGGCGGCGTGGGGAGTTGCTCTGCCCGTCGACCCGAGCCTGGACATCCGATGGCAACTCGGCAGCGCCGCGGTCGGACTGGATCCCCGGGAGCGGATGGTGCACACCGTCGACGGCCGCCAGACGCCGTACGACGCGCTGATCATCGCTACCGGCGCCCGGGCAAGACGCTGGGGAGGGCCGGGGGCGTCCTTGGCGGGTCTCGTGAGGCTGCGCAGCCTGGAGGACGCCGTCACGCTGCGGCACCGACTGTTCGACGCGGCTGCCACCGGCGGGCAGGTCCTCGTCGTGGGCGGCGGATTCATCGGGGTCGAGGTCTCAGTCGCCGCGCGCGCCCTCGGTTGCGCGGTGACCGTGATCGAGCAACAGTCCCACCTGCTGTCCGGGCAGATCGGTGAGCTGGCCGGCCAGGTCATCGCGACGAAGCTGCACGATCTCGGAATCGGGGTGCGTCTCGGACGCCGGCTCCTCGGGTTCGGCGGCGACGCCGATGACCGGCTCCGGGTCGCGCATCTCGACGACGGCTCCACCCTCGACGCCCATACCGCCGTCATCGGCCTGGGTGTCGTACCCGCGACCGAGTGGCTTCGCGGCACGGACGCGGTGCTGCGCCCAGCCCTGTCGTGCGACCAGCACTGCATGGTTCATGGCCTGCCGACCGAGACGCCCATCGCGGCAGCAGGAGACGTCGCCCGCTGGCCCTCGCCGGTGTTCGACCAGCAGCAGATCGAGGTCGGGCACTGGAGCAACGCGCGCGAGCAGGGGGAGGTCGCCGCCCACAACCTGCTGGTCGCGCCGGAACAACGACGCCCCTACGTGCAGGTCCCGACCTTTTGGTCCGACATCGCCGATCTCAGGCTGCGCTCGGTCGGCCTGCCCGCGCTGGGCGACGACGTGACCGTTGTCAGCGGCTCCATCGCCTCTGGCCGGGTCCTGCTCAGCTACACCCGCCGCGGCCGACAGGTCGGAGCCATCTCGATCAACCAACCGGCCCAGTTGCCCGCCTACCACCGCATGATCGCCGAACACGCCCAACTCGACCTCCTCGCCTGA
- a CDS encoding FAD-dependent oxidoreductase, with protein MAEELGLRGNDIVQDLTQGHMLRLLWRDGTTDEVASVTPAHLMTVPFVPLRERAALTRLGLIAARMALTGTYRAPEYAAELDDISATDWFRLHAPVMYEKFFEPTSAMFCGYGDHEVSLAWMMWANGIPSLSTQPIKFWTVAGGVGHLATTRADELRASGATIKLGTEVRSLTCEPNGVRVMTGEDELTSDAAVVATTPRVLSSIVPELSQHRRDCFESITYSAHDLAYYLTDDLGDPPGGSLGQAGIGLLLPTAEGFDLASNTHWAPTRQGRSLVLIQSKRRHLGPLAHATDDAVLDALWAELATVTPAARHVTVHERLLARWDDAIPTRPVGSLRALRQFRALGPLPRVAFAGDYLRNSSVGAALITGQQAATELLSTVLTHDLGA; from the coding sequence TTGGCCGAGGAGCTCGGCCTACGTGGCAACGACATCGTGCAAGACCTCACCCAGGGTCACATGTTGCGCCTGCTCTGGCGGGACGGCACCACCGACGAGGTAGCTTCCGTCACGCCCGCGCATCTGATGACGGTCCCGTTCGTGCCGCTACGCGAACGAGCCGCCCTGACCCGGCTCGGTCTGATCGCGGCTCGAATGGCGCTTACCGGAACCTACCGGGCACCCGAGTACGCCGCCGAACTGGACGACATCAGCGCGACCGACTGGTTCCGCCTCCACGCCCCGGTGATGTACGAGAAGTTCTTTGAGCCGACCTCGGCCATGTTCTGCGGCTACGGCGACCACGAAGTGTCGCTCGCCTGGATGATGTGGGCGAACGGAATCCCGTCTCTCAGCACCCAACCGATCAAGTTCTGGACCGTCGCCGGTGGCGTCGGGCACTTAGCCACGACACGAGCCGACGAGCTACGGGCCTCGGGCGCAACAATCAAGCTCGGCACCGAAGTGCGCTCACTCACCTGCGAGCCGAATGGCGTACGCGTCATGACGGGCGAAGACGAACTCACGAGCGACGCCGCCGTCGTAGCTACCACCCCCCGGGTGTTGTCCTCGATCGTGCCTGAGCTGTCACAGCACCGGCGCGATTGCTTCGAATCGATCACCTATAGCGCCCACGATCTGGCCTACTACCTGACCGACGACCTCGGCGATCCGCCAGGAGGCTCGCTCGGTCAAGCCGGCATCGGGTTGCTGCTGCCGACCGCCGAAGGTTTCGACCTCGCGTCGAACACGCACTGGGCACCGACTCGACAGGGACGATCGCTCGTACTGATCCAAAGCAAACGCCGACACCTCGGGCCGCTCGCTCACGCGACCGATGACGCCGTGCTAGACGCGCTATGGGCCGAACTAGCCACAGTGACACCGGCCGCTCGCCACGTGACCGTGCACGAACGGCTACTCGCACGCTGGGACGACGCCATCCCGACCCGCCCCGTCGGATCGCTGCGTGCCCTGCGCCAGTTCCGCGCGCTGGGTCCGCTGCCACGCGTTGCGTTCGCCGGCGACTACCTCCGCAACTCCAGCGTCGGAGCCGCCCTCATCACCGGACAGCAGGCGGCCACCGAACTGCTGTCCACCGTCCTCACCCACGATCTAGGAGCCTAA
- a CDS encoding dimethylarginine dimethylaminohydrolase family protein: protein MNNEPRPGVNISVSSETDVLKTVMMRLVASPEVLASLKAFLEPSIVRQFLHNRFVPYNTARAQTQQLELKNLLEAHGVRVILEAPIGGSGAHYTRDIGFAIDDTFFVARMGTRIRHQETVALEPWLARFSKVERLDAGTIEGGDVMLAPGRVLVGLGEATNKAGIAAFRSALARVGNTREVVPLEFTSPGVIHLDTKFNLVTPEMAIISRDSFKAASLKWLEDHFELVDATAEETRAIQINTLAIGNGKVIMDRRAERLANLIRARGVDPTLLDYSEITALPGSFRCTTLPLERSSE from the coding sequence ATGAATAACGAGCCCCGGCCCGGCGTCAACATCTCTGTCAGCTCCGAGACCGACGTGCTGAAGACCGTCATGATGCGTCTGGTCGCCTCACCGGAGGTGCTGGCCTCCCTCAAGGCGTTCCTCGAGCCGAGCATCGTGCGGCAGTTCCTGCACAACCGCTTCGTCCCGTACAACACCGCACGAGCACAGACCCAACAGCTCGAGCTCAAAAACCTGCTCGAGGCGCACGGCGTGCGGGTGATCCTCGAAGCACCCATCGGCGGCTCGGGCGCTCACTACACCCGCGACATCGGATTCGCGATCGACGACACCTTCTTCGTCGCGCGGATGGGCACACGCATCCGCCACCAGGAGACCGTCGCTCTCGAACCCTGGCTGGCTCGATTCTCCAAGGTCGAGAGGCTCGACGCGGGGACGATCGAGGGCGGCGACGTGATGCTGGCCCCGGGCCGAGTCCTCGTGGGTTTGGGCGAAGCCACCAACAAGGCCGGGATCGCGGCGTTCAGGTCCGCGCTGGCCCGTGTCGGCAACACCCGCGAGGTCGTCCCGCTGGAGTTCACCTCGCCCGGTGTGATCCATCTCGACACCAAGTTCAACCTGGTCACACCCGAGATGGCGATCATCTCGCGAGACAGCTTCAAGGCCGCCAGTCTGAAGTGGTTGGAGGATCACTTCGAGCTCGTCGACGCCACTGCCGAGGAGACCCGGGCGATCCAGATCAACACCCTCGCCATAGGCAACGGCAAGGTGATCATGGACCGGAGAGCCGAGCGCCTCGCGAACCTGATTCGAGCACGCGGCGTCGACCCGACCCTGCTCGACTACTCCGAGATCACCGCGCTGCCCGGGTCGTTCCGTTGCACCACCCTGCCGTTGGAGCGCTCGAGTGAGTGA
- a CDS encoding SDR family NAD(P)-dependent oxidoreductase, translated as MTSPAPLSGRIALVTGAARGLGRAIAVATARAGADVVVLDLGDQTAPTGAGALLIPPSTSADLAHTVDLVAATGRRALPVVADVRDHQALTQAIHQAAANLGGLDLVAVNAGVAGYGPLLSMTPEQWSNVIDVNLTGAFNTISACGPLLVEAGGGRIVATASVAGRQGMPGLAHYAASKWGLIGLVKTSALELGPHRITVNAVAPTLVLDPDQPTPDLDLEASADEKNANEQTPQPPPHALPVDAIHPGDVADAVTFLFSDQARYISGTCLDIAAGANARYTA; from the coding sequence ATGACATCACCCGCCCCCCTGTCCGGCCGGATCGCTCTGGTCACCGGAGCCGCCCGTGGACTTGGACGTGCCATCGCGGTCGCCACCGCTCGTGCCGGTGCCGATGTCGTGGTCCTCGACCTCGGTGACCAAACCGCCCCCACTGGCGCCGGAGCTCTACTGATCCCACCCAGCACCTCGGCCGATCTGGCTCACACCGTCGACCTCGTCGCCGCCACCGGCCGCCGCGCACTCCCCGTCGTCGCCGACGTACGTGATCACCAGGCGCTGACTCAAGCGATCCACCAAGCAGCGGCCAACCTCGGCGGCCTCGACCTGGTCGCCGTCAACGCCGGCGTCGCGGGGTACGGACCACTGCTCAGCATGACCCCCGAGCAATGGTCGAACGTCATCGACGTCAACCTCACCGGCGCGTTCAACACCATCTCGGCGTGCGGACCCCTGCTCGTCGAAGCCGGCGGTGGACGAATCGTCGCCACCGCCTCCGTGGCCGGCCGCCAAGGAATGCCCGGCCTCGCGCACTACGCGGCCAGCAAGTGGGGACTGATCGGGCTGGTCAAGACAAGTGCCCTCGAGCTCGGCCCCCATCGCATCACCGTCAACGCCGTCGCACCGACGCTGGTCCTCGACCCGGACCAACCAACGCCCGACCTCGACCTCGAGGCGAGTGCTGATGAGAAGAACGCGAACGAACAGACCCCCCAACCTCCGCCGCACGCCCTGCCCGTGGACGCGATCCACCCCGGCGACGTCGCCGACGCGGTCACGTTCCTGTTCTCCGATCAGGCGCGCTACATCTCCGGCACCTGCCTCGACATCGCCGCCGGCGCCAACGCCCGCTACACCGCCTAG
- a CDS encoding ferredoxin: protein MKITVDMSVCERYGHCCFEAPEVFQLDDDGELLHLTEADDALGPQVEAAARNCPVLAITTAAE from the coding sequence ATGAAGATCACCGTCGACATGTCCGTCTGCGAGCGATACGGACACTGCTGTTTCGAGGCGCCCGAGGTGTTCCAGCTCGACGACGACGGCGAACTGCTCCACCTCACCGAAGCCGACGACGCACTCGGCCCACAGGTCGAGGCCGCAGCGCGGAACTGCCCGGTCCTGGCCATCACCACGGCGGCGGAGTAG